The region AATAAAAAATTACTCCTTCGAAAGCAAACTTGTAACAAAAATTGTATTTTCGTGTCAAACTGCTATGATGCTAAATTTATTCAAAGAAAATGTCCGTATTGCTATTGGTTCAATAAGAACACAATTGCTTAGAACCGTACTTACCATCGTAATTATTGCGATAGGAATAACGGCCTTGGTTGGTATCCTAACAGTCGTTTCGGCTTTAGAAAACACCCTTTCCAAAGATTTCGCTTCTATGGGAGCCAATACTTTCAATATCAACCAATACGAAAACAGTGCTCGAAGACGCGGAGGCGGAGAGAGAGAAATCATAAATCCTATTATTTCCTATCCCGAAGCGGTCGCTTTCAAAAACAAATACAAGTATCCTTTTACCGAAACTTCACTTTCTTTTACGGCCACATCCAAAGCGGAAGTAAAATATGAGGCGACAAAAACAGATCCGGAAATTTCTATTGTAGGAGTTGACGAACATTTTTTAACCAATTCCGGTTTAGAAACCAGCTTGGGGCGCAATTTCACAGGATTTGATGTTGACAACAATTCTTATGTATGTATTGTGGGTTCTGATTTTGAAAAAGGATTATTAAAAGACATCAACCCAATTGACAAAACCATTTCGATTCGAGGCGCTAAATTCAAAGTCATTGGTGTCCTAAAAGAGAAAGGCTCCACTTTTGGCAACAGCCAAGATTTAAGGGTTTTAATTCCCATTCAAGTAGCTAGATCTTTGTTTACAGCACCTAGAATAAATTATACCATAAGTGTAATGGTTTCTAAAAAGGAATTACTGGATCA is a window of Flavobacterium acetivorans DNA encoding:
- a CDS encoding ABC transporter permease: MMLNLFKENVRIAIGSIRTQLLRTVLTIVIIAIGITALVGILTVVSALENTLSKDFASMGANTFNINQYENSARRRGGGEREIINPIISYPEAVAFKNKYKYPFTETSLSFTATSKAEVKYEATKTDPEISIVGVDEHFLTNSGLETSLGRNFTGFDVDNNSYVCIVGSDFEKGLLKDINPIDKTISIRGAKFKVIGVLKEKGSTFGNSQDLRVLIPIQVARSLFTAPRINYTISVMVSKKELLDQAIDNANSTMRRVRKLSPIKDNNFGVVRSDDLINRILSITKYLGLASWLIGIITVLGSSIALMNIMIVSVTERTREIGVRKALGAKKTTVAFQFFIETLLIGQLGGLAGIIFGILIGLGIATAMDFAFVIPWTAIFAAFFTSFMVAIVSGLYPAIKASKLDPIEALRYE